One region of Eupeodes corollae chromosome 1, idEupCoro1.1, whole genome shotgun sequence genomic DNA includes:
- the LOC129940189 gene encoding LOW QUALITY PROTEIN: uncharacterized protein LOC129940189 (The sequence of the model RefSeq protein was modified relative to this genomic sequence to represent the inferred CDS: deleted 1 base in 1 codon; substituted 1 base at 1 genomic stop codon), translating into MKRNKRGLINGLGSTIKFITGNMDAQDAQTINEQIQYLNSNLTNITNTLLSQNAINSQTIERFKNITSHINNQQNKIEEFLLTTYMLXKRENHVFLETQYLNEINFNIDLLTNHISNIAEAVILSKLNIIPKFLLNTEELYYIENKFIKQNVKIESNEQIYEFLGLQAYYNGSKIIFNVRIPNLSNETYFFYHVVPLPINQTKFITIEPYININKNKIQHFTTPCPKIEGTFYCTNAHHEEDINDSKCMGKLMKNEAANCPFTDKGKTSEILQPEKNYILLLNTPKLIINSTCSTKTSMLEGTALIHFQNCSIEINGLTYEDSPNTFWDEIHIPPPPSSHINATVIKEDLNLEKLKEYNFITNSNFAKFYAKTEVLHLISASTALYTILTIIVIIIAVIIIRRKPHRNEDQQPTLMSFAPSPITSLWPSLYSKGGGVTCATKLPPHHNR; encoded by the exons atgaaaagaaacaaaagaggTCTTATTAATGGACTTGGTTCAACTATTAAGTTCATAACCGGGAACATGGATGCGCAAGACGCACAAACTATAAACGAACAAATTCAATACCTCAATTCAAACCTTACCAATATTACTAATACACTTTTATCCCAAAACGCAATTAACTCTCAAACAATAGAGAGATTTAAAAACATCACCTCACACATTaataaccaacaaaataaaattgaagaattccTTTTAACAACTTata tgctttaaaaaagagaaaatcaCGTTTTTCTAGAAACACAATACCTaaacgaaataaattttaacattgaTTTACTAACAAATCATATTTCAAATATTGCTGAAGCAGTTATTCTcagtaaattaaatataattcctaaatttctattaaatacaGAAGAACtctattatattgaaaataaatttatcaaacaaaatgttaaaatcgaATCTAACGAGCAAATTTATGAATTTCTAGGCTTACAAGCATATTACAATGgctctaaaattatatttaatgtacGAATTCCAAATTTGTCtaatgaaacatattttttttatcatgtAGTTCCTCTTccaataaatcaaacaaaatttattacaattgaaccttatataaatattaacaaaaacaaaatacagcacTTTACAACACCTTGCCCCAAGATAGAAGGTACATTTTACTGCACGAATGCACATCACGAAGAAGACATCAATGACTCCAAATGCATGGGAAAACTTATGAAGAACGAAGCAGCTAATTGCCCTTTCACCGACAAAGGCAAAACATCAGAAATTTTACAACCagagaaaaattatattttgctaTTAAATACACCAAAATTGATAATTAACTCTACTTGCAGTACAAAAACTTCTATGCTAGAAGGCACAGCACTTATTCATTTCCAGAACTGCAGCATCGAGATAAATGGTCTCACATATGAAGATAGTCCTAACACCTTTTGGGACGAAATCCACATTCCACCACCCCCAAGCAGCCATATAAATGCTACAGTCATCAAAGAAGACCTTAATCTGGAAAAGCTAAAGGAGTACAACTTCATCACTAACTCCAACTTTGCAAAATTCTATGCAAAAACAGAAGTCCTGCACCTCATATCAGCATCTACAGCACTATATACAATACTCACCATCATAGTCATCATCATAGCCGTTATCATCATAAGAAGAAAACCCCATCGCAACGAAGATCAACAACCAACACTGATGTCTTTCGCTCCATCCCCAATTACGTCATTGTGGCCGTCGCTCTATTCCAAGGGGGGAGGAGTTACATGTGCAACCAAGCTGCCCCCACACCATAACCGATGA